The stretch of DNA GGATTGGCCTTGGATGCCCAAGCTGCGGTCGCCAAGCAGCCACGTCTTCACGCGCCATAACACTGGCCCCTGGTTCAACGCCATAGATCTCTGCGATCGGCATCAGGAAAAGTCGCTGCTCCTGAAAGCCGACCACCACGGCTTCAACTGGGTGACCACTTGGCGTCATCACATCACACGAGGCACCGATTGGTAAGCGCAACCCAACAGCTTCCAGCACCAGCCCCGAAACGCGGGTTAAACGGCCACGAGGTAACCATGGCTTTACCGAATTTACGGCAGCACCACAATCGCGGAGATAATCTTGGATCGACTTAAGCGTCGGTGTCATGATCAAAACTGAAAGGCGTAGCTGGTGAGCCAATGGTATTCGACGTTGACTCTAGTGATGGCAAAGCATCTGCAGTCGCAAATACTCCACCTTGGTATTGATCCAAAGAAAAATCAGGAACTGATTTAGCAGCTAATACCCCAGTAATTTTCTTCCAGCGACTAGCCAAAGAAAACTCCAATTGCGTATTCGGAGTTTCAATGCGGCAACTGCCCGTCATCAATTGCTCATCAGCCACCAACCGCCATACATCGTCGGCCAGCTCATAATGCAAATCTTGCTGCAATAACTGCAGATCAGCGGGGGATAAAAATAATTTAGATGGATTACTCGCCGTTGGAATAGCAGCCAAAGCCTCACGAATAGGAGCTAGGAGCTGCTTAGGGTGCTGTCGCAGCTCATCCCCCACCATCTGCTGAGCCACTAATAGCGCAAGCTCTAGCACCGCATCAGCTAGTGCGCCTTCTGTATGTTGGCAAGTTTCAGTAATTTGCGCCAACAATGGGCGCAATTGCTGCAACTCCAGCTCTGCCTGTGCACGACCTTCAGCCAGCCCAGCCTGATAACCTTCCTCGTGTGCCTGCTGAGAAATTGCTTCGATTTCTTCTGCTGTCGGGTACGGCATTGCATGATTGACCGACTCATCACTCGCCGGCTCTTCGTCTAAAAGCACGGGCTCAACTTCGGGCTGCAGCTCATCCGCAATTACCTGTGCCAGCTCGATCACTTCTGGCGGCTGCAAATCAATAGACTCCGCAGGCATAGCAGGTGTATCGAGTAAGGAATTAAATTGCCAGCGCTGAAACTCGGTCAGCTCTTCACTAGGAATAATACGACGTTGTGGACCTGACACTACCTATACCTTACTCAATCATGCCTTCGCCACCGCTACCACCAAGGACAATCTGCCCTTCATCAGCCAGTCGACGAACGATTTTAAGAATTTCTTTCTGCTCGCCTTCAACCTCGGAGAGTTTAACAGGGCCCTTAGCTTCCAGATCTTCGCGCAACATCTCAGCAGCACGTTGCGACATATTTTTGAAAATCTTTTCACGCAGTGCTTGGCTGGTACCTTTGAGCGCAATAATCAGTGAATCCGATTGCACCTCGCGCAACAATATCTGAATACCGCGATCATCAATATCAAGGACATTATCAAAGGTGAACATTTTGTCCTGAATTTTCTGCGCCAATTCTGGATCATATTCGCGAATATTGGCCACTGCAGAGGCTTCGACCACCCCCCCATAAAGTTGAGGATATCGGCGGCCATTTGCACCCCACCAATCGCGCTCTTTTTGAGTTTGTCCGAGCCAGATAGCAACTGCGTCAAAACATCATTAAGCTCTTTCAACGCCGCAGGTTGCACGCCTTCCAGCGTGGCAATCCGCAGCAGCACGTCATTGCGTACCCGCTCGGGGAAATTACTCATAATTTCGGATGATTGATCGGGCTCCAGATGCACCAAAATGGTAGCGATAATCTGCGGATGCTCGTTGCGAATCAGCTCGGCCACGGCAGCGGAATCCATCCACTTCAGTGACTCAATCCCATTGTTATCATTGCCTTGCAAGATGCGATCAAGCAGATTGGCAGCTTTATCTGTACCCAAGGCTTTGGTGAGTACCGAGCGGATATATTCATCGGCAGCGCCAAGATTGGCACGATTTTGTGTCGCGGCGATAAAATCGCCCAATACCGCATCCATTTCTTCCCGCTTGACCGAATTCATATTGGCCATTTCAAAGCCGAGCTTTTGTACCTCTTTTGGGCCCAAAAACTTAAACACTTCGACCGCGGCATCTTCACCCAAAGACATCAGCAGCAGCGCACTTTTGTGTACGCCATCATCATTCAAATTGGCAGCCATGCTGTGTGCTCCCGCTTAGGATATTTTATTGGGGTTAGACTTGTCGTCTTGTGGTGTCATCCATTCACGCAGAATAGTGGCCACCATACGGGGATCATTTTTAGCCAGCTCTTTTGCCTGCTGCAGCAAGTCAGCAAAAGCAGCCATTTTGTTTTGTTCTTCAGGGCTGTCATCAGCCCCACCTTCAATTGAGAATACATTCCCAGAACCGGGCTCGCCCAAATCCAGCTCAATGGTACGCGCTTCATCCCTAGAACGCGTCAGATCTTTCATCAATGGACGCACAACAAAGAACAACAAATACAGTGATGCAATGGCAATCACTAGCATTTTCAGTACATCCATTGCGTTGCTCTGAATGTAATTGAGCGCTTTATCAGGTAGCGGTTTGTCCTCTAGTGGCATAGATTCAGCAAATGCGGCATTCACAACATTAATTGAATCGCCACGTTCTTTGTTATAGCCAATGGCTTCACGTACCAGATTATTAATCTGCGTCATTTCGGCAGCAGTGAACGGCACATAAGCCACTTTGCCATCTTTATCCTTACCCGCCTTGTAGTTGAGAACCACGGCGGCAGAAAGGCGCTTGACGATACCAACCGGCTGTTTGACATGCTGAATGGTTTTATCTACTTCATAATTGGTGGTTGCTTCTTTGCGACTGTTGCTGCTGGCCACAGAACCCACAGCGCTAGCCCCAGATGCAATCGGTGCTGTAATTGGCGCAGCTGCAGCCCCTGGAGGCTGGTTTGATAAAGCGCCAGGGACCCCCATCGCCGCATCGTCGGCATTTTTACCCGTTTGATCCATCGTTTGCTGGCTACGAATAGCGGCAGTATTAGGTGGCGAGTTAGGTTTAAAACTTTCCGAGGTTTGCTCAATTTCAGCAAAATCAACCTGAGCAGTCACCTCGGCGCGCACATTATCCTTGCCCACTATTGGCGCAAGAATAGTTTCTAGGCGCTCAACAAATCCACGCTCAATCTGGCCAACATACTGAAGCTGACGCTGATCTAGATTGCCGCGCGAATTAAGATCAGCGGAACGGGAAAGTAAATTACCATCCTGATCAACCACTGTCACATTGGCTACAGGCATTCCGGGAATACTGGAGGATACGAGATGAATAATGCCGGCAACCTGTCCACCATCCAAGGTACGTCCAGGATGCAGCGTCAATACAATGGAAGCCGATGGTTTTTGCTGGTCTCGTAAAAAGACCGTCTGCTTGGGTGTTGCCAAATGAACCCGCGCTTTATCCACAGCAGAGATCGACTCAATCGAGCGAGTCAGCTCACCTTCAACTGCACGTTGGTAATTTACTTGCTCTGCAAATTGTGAAACACCAAATTTTTGATTATCAAGCAGCTCAAAACCGACATTTCCGGCTTTTGGCAAGCCTTGCGCAGCAAGTTTCAAGCGAACGTCATAGATGACATTGCTCGGCACCGAAATCATGCCTGCATCCAATTTATAAGGAATTTTCATTTGTTCAAGTGATTGAACAATTGCGCCGCCATCTTTATCTGGCAGGTTGGTGAAGAGAATGCGATAAGCGGGTTCACGCGACCATAGCAGAGAGCCCGCAACAGCCGCAATAAGTACGGCAACCATCACCATGGCCATCATTTTTCGCGCAGGCGGCAGCGCGTCGAAGCGTTGTCTCAGCCCACCGATATTTCTTGCTGTCACCAAGGTGTTATCTGCTGCGACGCCCGCTTCTGCCATACCCTACCGATTATCAGTGCTGCAGGTTACACCTGCATATTCATAACTTCCTGATAGGCAGTAACGAGCTTGTTACGAACTTGAACCATGGTTTGAAAACTCAAGCTGGCCTTTTGCAAAGACACCATCACGTCTTGCAAATTGGCATCTGGGTCACCTGATTGGAATGCGACCTGTTTTGCTTGAGCATCCTGCTGAACTTGGTTTACTTGATCAATAGATTCTTTGAGCACATCGGCAAATTTCGGCGCACCGGGCACCTCGCTTGGCTGACTCACCGATTGGCCAGAGGCCAATGCGGACATTGATCTTAATTCACCGAGCAGCTGATCAATTCCTTGCACGCTCATGACTACCTACCTTCCTTGCAAAATTGTAGGGGCGCAAGCCAATAGCAGCAAGCACTTCCTACGCCTTGTCGTGTTAAATTGGCAAACTACCGTCCTCTTCGCGGTACTGCGCCAGCTTGTAGCGCAAAGTTCGCTCACTCATTCCTAATTTCTCTGCTGCTAACTTACGCACCCCACCAGCCGCCTTCAACGCATCAATAATCATGGTTTTTTCCATGCCTTTGATGTTATTGCTCACAATGGCACTAGTACCTACAGCTGGAGCGGCAAATTTTGCCGCCCCAGTCGGCAAAAAAAGATGCTCCGCGGCAATTTCATCCCCTGGGCTTAGAATCATTGCACGCTGAATCACATTATCAAGTTCGCGTATATTGCCCGGCCAACGATGAGATAGCAGCGCATGCTGCGCTGTATCTAACAAAATAGGCGCGCGTTTTTTTTGCGCTACTGAATACCTAGCAAGCATGTTACGTGCCAATGGCAAAATATCTTGCGCTCGATCGCGCAAAGCAGGAAGCTGTAGCGGAAATACATTTAAACGATAGAACAAGTCTTCACGAAAACGTCCTCCTGCAACCTCTTGCGCCAAATCTCGATTCGATGTCGCCAACACACGAATATCCAGACCGATCGGCTTCACTCCCCCGACCCGCTCAAGCTCGCGTTCCTGCAAAACGCGCAGTAATTTTGCTTGCAAAGCGAGAGGCATTTCGGTTACTTCATCAAGCAAAATCGTACCACCCTGGGCTTGTTCAAATTTCCCAATATGGTGAGTTGCGGCCCCTGTGAAAGCCCCTTTTTCATGCCCAAACAAGGTGGACTCAAGCAATTGTTCCGGGATGGCAGCACAATTGATAGCAACAAATGGTTTACTGGCGCGGGCGCTATGTCGGTGAATAAATCGTGCCATTACTTCCTTGCCCACCCCCGACTCACCCATCAACATAATCGATGCATCGGACATCGCGGCACGGCGTGCTACATCCAGTAACTGCTGCATGATGACTGAATCAGCCACCAAATCATCCTCACCTAAATCCGGCAGCAAGTAACGTTCCACTTGTGCCAATAAGGCAGATGGTTCAAAAGGTTTGGGCAAATAATGACTAGCCCCGGCATGCATGGCATTGACGGCTTGCTCAATCAAACCATACGCTGTCATTAAAATAACCGGTAGGCAAGGATAGCGTTTTTTAATCTCCAGCAATAAAGCTTCACCATCCATAGGTTGCATCTGCACATCAGAAACAACCAAACCAACCTGCTGATTTTCCAGCACATTTAGTGCAGAAGACCCATCCTCGGCGACCACGACACTATAACCATCCAGCTCAAGGGTATCGATGAGCGCCTCACGCAAATCATCATCATCTTCCACAATCAATACGGGTAAAGCCATGCCAATCCTTTAAATACGTAATGCCCGGCTGCTATTATTGGCAATCCAAGTTAATACTCTTTGTGTCATTTCTTTGAGAGACACGACCTCATGTACGCCCCCCATTGCAATGGCTTCCTTGGGCATGCCAAAGACCACGCAACTCGCCTCATCCTGAGCAAAGTTATGCGCGCCTGCTTGATGCATCTCTAACATGCCTGCAGCACCATCTTTCCCCATGCCAGTTAAGATCACCCCGACAGCGTTACGCCCAGCTACATTCGCAGCAGAGCGAAATAGCACATCAACGGAAGGGCGATGACGATTCACAGGTTCTGCCTGCGATAATTCACATATATAGTTAGCTCCGGATACACCGAGCATTAAATGCGAATGCCCGGGGGCGATATAAGCGTGCCCAGGTAAAACACGCTCACCATGAGTAGCTTCTTTTACTGTAATTCGGCACAGTGAATCTAGCCGATTAGCAAATGATTTGGTAAATGACTCTGGCATATGCTGAGCAATCAAAATTGCAGGCGCATCAGGCGGAATAGGCACTAAAAACTCTTTCAATGCCTCAGTACCACCAGTCGATGCGCCGACGATGATTAATTTTTCTGATTTGAGCAGTGGCCGCGAAACCTTAGGTAACACAGCATCTGCAGTATGACTGGGCGCGATGGGTGCTCGCATTAAACTTTTCACCTTTGCTTTGGCGGCCATCCGAATTTTTTCCCGAATTTCATCGGTATATTCATCAATTTTACTCGCAATATTCATTTTTGGCTTTGCGATAAAATCGACCGCGCCTAACTCTAATGCACGCAGGGCTACCTCGGAGCCTTGCTCAGTCAAGGATGAAATCATTAAAACTGGGGTAGGTTTCAAACGCATCAAGCGGGCGAGAAAATCCAATCCATCCATCTTGGGCATTTCTACATCAAGCGTGATGACATCAGGATTCAAATCCCGGATCAACTCCCTAGCAATCAAAGGATCTGGAGCGGTGGCGACACAACTCATATCACCAGCCTTATCAATAATCTCTTTGAGTACACTGCGAATTAATGCCGAGTCATCAACCACAATGACTTTAATTTTTGGCATGATTTGTCCCTTCTACTATCATCTGGGCTAGCTAAACAACTCGATATCTCCGCCTTTATCCATATGTGTCAGGCGTGAGCCATATATTTTTTCGCGCTCAACAATTGTGTTGTTATGTACCGATTTCAGTTTTTTAACTAAAACTCGACCTGTGGCAGGAAAGAAATAAACCTTGCGCGGATGAATATCCAGTAAATCTTCGGCCACTATTGGAATTTGCTCTAAAGCTAGAAACGATTTTACGAATTCTGCGTTTTTTAAACCCACATTCGAGACGGTAAAACCTCGCAATACGTTGCCCCCACCAAAAACTTTGGCTTCAAGCCTATTTTTCTTGGCACCCTGCTTTAGCAGCTGATTAATCAAAACCTCCATGGCATAGGTTCCATAACGTGTCGACAGACCATTAATTGATGCCATATCTTCTTGGGAATCAGGCAACATAAAGTGATTCATGCCACCGATCCCGCTAACACTATCGCGCACACAGGCAGCCACACAGGAGCCTAACACCGTTACCAATAGCATTTCTCTGGCCGTGACATAGTATTCACCGGGTAAGATTTTCGCGGCCTCAATTGAGAAATGCTTATCAAAATACAGCGTGGGCGCGAGGACTTCTTCGTAACTAGCAGCAGACATTATGGTTTACCTCGTGCTGCTTTCGCATGCTCCGTAAGTTGATAAGTTGTTTTTCCGGCAGAGCGATACCAGTCGGACATGAAATGTAAATTCTCAGAATGCCCAACATACAAGGTGCCATTTGGCTTCAATAAACCGGCTATTTTTTCCAAAATAACCCGCTGTGTTGCCTGATCAAAATAAATCATCACATTGCGGCAAAAAATAGCATCAAATTTTCCATCTAGGGGCCAACGGCTATCTAATAAATTAATTTGTTTAAACTCAATCATCTCGCGCAAGGCTTTTTTAGCTCGAACCTTACCTGCATTAATACCCGCGCCTTTTAGAAAAAAACCTTTTTTACGTTCCAAAGACAATTTATCGAGTCGATCAAGTGCATATACGCCCTGAGCTGCAGTGGCTAACACGTGCGTATCAAGATCAGACGCAATAATTTGCACGGCTGGGCATGCTGATTGATAGGCTTCCATCGCCGTCATCGCCAATGAATAAGGCTCCTCACCCGTTGACGCTGCGGCACACCAGATGCGGAAAGGTCTGGCATCAGTTTGCTGCATTTGTCGGGCTAGGGCTTCAAAATGATGCGGTTCGCGAAAAAAAGAAGTTAAATTGGTCGTCAGGGCATTCGTAAACTGCTGCCATTCTTCTGAATCTGGGTTTTGCGCTAATGCGGATAGATACCTAGAGAAGGTATCTATCTGAAGCGCACGCAATCTGCGAGCCAGACGGCTATACACCATCTGCTGCTTGCTATCATTTAAGCGAATACCCGCCCGCTGATAGATTAATTCAGCAACTCGCGCAAAATCTGCCTTGGTGTAAC from Chitinibacter fontanus encodes:
- the fliE gene encoding flagellar hook-basal body complex protein FliE, whose amino-acid sequence is MSVQGIDQLLGELRSMSALASGQSVSQPSEVPGAPKFADVLKESIDQVNQVQQDAQAKQVAFQSGDPDANLQDVMVSLQKASLSFQTMVQVRNKLVTAYQEVMNMQV
- a CDS encoding protein-glutamate methylesterase/protein-glutamine glutaminase, with the protein product MPKIKVIVVDDSALIRSVLKEIIDKAGDMSCVATAPDPLIARELIRDLNPDVITLDVEMPKMDGLDFLARLMRLKPTPVLMISSLTEQGSEVALRALELGAVDFIAKPKMNIASKIDEYTDEIREKIRMAAKAKVKSLMRAPIAPSHTADAVLPKVSRPLLKSEKLIIVGASTGGTEALKEFLVPIPPDAPAILIAQHMPESFTKSFANRLDSLCRITVKEATHGERVLPGHAYIAPGHSHLMLGVSGANYICELSQAEPVNRHRPSVDVLFRSAANVAGRNAVGVILTGMGKDGAAGMLEMHQAGAHNFAQDEASCVVFGMPKEAIAMGGVHEVVSLKEMTQRVLTWIANNSSRALRI
- a CDS encoding CheR family methyltransferase — translated: MQNDHEFSYTKADFARVAELIYQRAGIRLNDSKQQMVYSRLARRLRALQIDTFSRYLSALAQNPDSEEWQQFTNALTTNLTSFFREPHHFEALARQMQQTDARPFRIWCAAASTGEEPYSLAMTAMEAYQSACPAVQIIASDLDTHVLATAAQGVYALDRLDKLSLERKKGFFLKGAGINAGKVRAKKALREMIEFKQINLLDSRWPLDGKFDAIFCRNVMIYFDQATQRVILEKIAGLLKPNGTLYVGHSENLHFMSDWYRSAGKTTYQLTEHAKAARGKP
- a CDS encoding flagellar assembly protein FliH — protein: MSGPQRRIIPSEELTEFQRWQFNSLLDTPAMPAESIDLQPPEVIELAQVIADELQPEVEPVLLDEEPASDESVNHAMPYPTAEEIEAISQQAHEEGYQAGLAEGRAQAELELQQLRPLLAQITETCQHTEGALADAVLELALLVAQQMVGDELRQHPKQLLAPIREALAAIPTASNPSKLFLSPADLQLLQQDLHYELADDVWRLVADEQLMTGSCRIETPNTQLEFSLASRWKKITGVLAAKSVPDFSLDQYQGGVFATADALPSLESTSNTIGSPATPFSFDHDTDA
- the fliF gene encoding flagellar basal-body MS-ring/collar protein FliF, which produces MAEAGVAADNTLVTARNIGGLRQRFDALPPARKMMAMVMVAVLIAAVAGSLLWSREPAYRILFTNLPDKDGGAIVQSLEQMKIPYKLDAGMISVPSNVIYDVRLKLAAQGLPKAGNVGFELLDNQKFGVSQFAEQVNYQRAVEGELTRSIESISAVDKARVHLATPKQTVFLRDQQKPSASIVLTLHPGRTLDGGQVAGIIHLVSSSIPGMPVANVTVVDQDGNLLSRSADLNSRGNLDQRQLQYVGQIERGFVERLETILAPIVGKDNVRAEVTAQVDFAEIEQTSESFKPNSPPNTAAIRSQQTMDQTGKNADDAAMGVPGALSNQPPGAAAAPITAPIASGASAVGSVASSNSRKEATTNYEVDKTIQHVKQPVGIVKRLSAAVVLNYKAGKDKDGKVAYVPFTAAEMTQINNLVREAIGYNKERGDSINVVNAAFAESMPLEDKPLPDKALNYIQSNAMDVLKMLVIAIASLYLLFFVVRPLMKDLTRSRDEARTIELDLGEPGSGNVFSIEGGADDSPEEQNKMAAFADLLQQAKELAKNDPRMVATILREWMTPQDDKSNPNKIS
- the cheD gene encoding chemoreceptor glutamine deamidase CheD, with the translated sequence MSAASYEEVLAPTLYFDKHFSIEAAKILPGEYYVTAREMLLVTVLGSCVAACVRDSVSGIGGMNHFMLPDSQEDMASINGLSTRYGTYAMEVLINQLLKQGAKKNRLEAKVFGGGNVLRGFTVSNVGLKNAEFVKSFLALEQIPIVAEDLLDIHPRKVYFFPATGRVLVKKLKSVHNNTIVEREKIYGSRLTHMDKGGDIELFS
- a CDS encoding sigma-54-dependent transcriptional regulator, with the protein product MALPVLIVEDDDDLREALIDTLELDGYSVVVAEDGSSALNVLENQQVGLVVSDVQMQPMDGEALLLEIKKRYPCLPVILMTAYGLIEQAVNAMHAGASHYLPKPFEPSALLAQVERYLLPDLGEDDLVADSVIMQQLLDVARRAAMSDASIMLMGESGVGKEVMARFIHRHSARASKPFVAINCAAIPEQLLESTLFGHEKGAFTGAATHHIGKFEQAQGGTILLDEVTEMPLALQAKLLRVLQERELERVGGVKPIGLDIRVLATSNRDLAQEVAGGRFREDLFYRLNVFPLQLPALRDRAQDILPLARNMLARYSVAQKKRAPILLDTAQHALLSHRWPGNIRELDNVIQRAMILSPGDEIAAEHLFLPTGAAKFAAPAVGTSAIVSNNIKGMEKTMIIDALKAAGGVRKLAAEKLGMSERTLRYKLAQYREEDGSLPI